A DNA window from Aggregicoccus sp. 17bor-14 contains the following coding sequences:
- a CDS encoding DoxX family protein, translating to MKRFFTPDLLTPRASLGLLALRVLPGIALMNHGFGKIQHPFSWMGPDATVPSFLQGLAALSEFGGGLALVLGLLTPLAMLGILCTMGYAAYVHISGGDPFVGFPRSWEPASLFFIIALTVLLAGPGRYSLDALLFARRAPEPLPETALR from the coding sequence ATGAAGCGCTTCTTCACTCCCGACCTGCTCACCCCCCGCGCCTCGCTCGGCCTGCTCGCGCTGCGCGTGCTCCCCGGCATCGCGCTGATGAACCACGGCTTCGGCAAGATCCAGCACCCGTTCAGCTGGATGGGCCCGGACGCCACCGTGCCCAGCTTCCTCCAGGGGCTCGCGGCCCTCTCCGAGTTCGGCGGCGGCCTCGCGCTGGTGCTCGGCCTGCTCACGCCGCTCGCGATGCTCGGCATCCTCTGCACCATGGGCTACGCGGCCTACGTGCACATCTCCGGTGGCGACCCCTTCGTGGGCTTCCCGCGCAGCTGGGAGCCGGCGTCGCTCTTCTTCATCATCGCCCTCACCGTGCTGCTCGCGGGGCCGGGCCGCTACTCGCTCGACGCGCTGCTCTTCGCCCGCCGCGCGCCCGAGCCCCTCCCCGAGACGGCCCTGCGCTGA
- a CDS encoding response regulator has protein sequence MLLVEDESAQRGSIAEALTLAGYRVFVAANGRDALWHMGQVPRRPCVLVMDLDMPVMTGPELLANLEKQGKLEDFPTIVVTGTDVPPNLPARVVLKKPLKLQDLLSAVHELHGASAAPAKPAPGDE, from the coding sequence GTGCTGCTCGTCGAGGACGAGTCCGCCCAGCGAGGCTCGATCGCAGAGGCCCTCACGCTCGCCGGCTACCGCGTCTTCGTCGCCGCCAACGGGCGCGATGCGCTCTGGCACATGGGCCAGGTGCCGCGCCGGCCCTGCGTGCTGGTGATGGACCTGGACATGCCGGTGATGACGGGGCCGGAGCTGCTCGCGAACCTCGAGAAGCAGGGCAAACTGGAGGACTTCCCCACCATCGTGGTGACGGGCACGGACGTGCCGCCGAATCTGCCCGCGCGCGTGGTGCTCAAGAAGCCGCTCAAGCTGCAGGACCTGCTCAGCGCGGTGCACGAGCTGCACGGCGCCAGCGCCGCGCCCGCGAAGCCCGCGCCCGGCGACGAGTAG
- a CDS encoding carboxypeptidase-like regulatory domain-containing protein has product MKSLTLSLSLLLALTACGGGGSGEASVGPGTVTGLVTDAFTGARLNNVKVEVAGQTVTTDSAGQFTAEKLPEGPAVLRFTREGYAPGYGNATVGADGDAVLVTLKPEGNRQAYDPGQAGELHTTTEAGPYAVFFQPNTLDTADSDLHVAVTPVDPTVESAVLPGRLQTTNAVLVPLTFAEFSIYDSSGKMVNLKPGTEAIVELPVPPSLRGLDQYALGQTIHCYSYNPKTGAWEDFVVGQVVKSSIDGVTPVVRASIKHFSWYGAAPESDDCVDLVVKVVDADGKPMKNVRVDAYPGGTARTDENGLATVVALLQGESTFTATRTYIDTDGSVSGMKGAKVIDIGRVTTELVGLVKKSCRTGALTVGTGSAHAAALTGTKENPLAITLAPAGRVSYKVSAYLQPSSSSDTSTGSIVAILYESLPDGQDGDAVSGAKLRLTGAGQNVALTDLGSGSGVYQAQLPYTPGARYTLSIDADGNGSVDGAGSVTAVGNVRFTSPTQGASLSSSSFVASWAHDSGAQASGAGILYYVSIGRQDTATDTDPTYLDYAWYVGTDRQFTPYRLELTGETSQTRLSPGTYNASMMAFSGPYGAAANNNFTVTPNISGTLVGGEFYSFGTSEELTFTLTP; this is encoded by the coding sequence ATGAAGTCACTCACCCTCTCGCTGTCCCTCCTGCTCGCGCTCACCGCCTGTGGCGGCGGTGGCTCGGGCGAAGCCTCCGTGGGCCCTGGTACCGTCACCGGCCTCGTCACCGACGCGTTCACCGGCGCGCGCCTGAACAACGTGAAGGTGGAGGTCGCGGGCCAGACCGTCACCACGGACTCGGCCGGCCAGTTCACCGCGGAGAAGCTCCCCGAGGGCCCCGCCGTGCTGCGCTTCACCCGCGAGGGCTACGCGCCCGGCTACGGCAACGCCACCGTGGGCGCGGACGGCGACGCGGTGCTCGTCACCCTCAAGCCCGAGGGCAACCGCCAGGCCTATGACCCGGGCCAGGCCGGCGAGCTGCACACCACCACCGAGGCCGGCCCCTACGCCGTCTTCTTCCAGCCCAACACGCTGGACACCGCCGACAGCGACCTGCACGTGGCCGTGACGCCGGTGGACCCCACCGTGGAGAGCGCCGTGCTCCCGGGCCGCCTGCAGACCACCAACGCCGTGCTGGTGCCGCTCACCTTCGCGGAGTTCAGCATCTACGACAGCAGCGGCAAGATGGTGAACCTCAAGCCCGGCACCGAGGCCATCGTCGAGCTGCCCGTGCCCCCCAGCCTGCGCGGCCTGGACCAGTACGCGCTGGGCCAGACCATCCACTGCTACTCGTACAACCCGAAGACCGGCGCGTGGGAGGACTTCGTGGTGGGCCAGGTGGTGAAGTCCAGCATCGACGGCGTGACGCCGGTGGTACGCGCGAGCATCAAGCACTTCAGCTGGTACGGCGCCGCGCCCGAGAGCGACGACTGCGTGGACCTGGTGGTGAAGGTGGTGGACGCGGACGGCAAGCCCATGAAGAACGTGCGCGTGGACGCGTACCCGGGCGGCACCGCGCGCACCGACGAGAACGGCCTCGCCACCGTGGTGGCCCTGCTGCAGGGCGAGAGCACCTTCACCGCGACCCGCACGTACATCGACACGGACGGCTCCGTCTCCGGCATGAAGGGCGCCAAGGTCATCGACATCGGCCGCGTCACCACCGAGCTGGTGGGCCTGGTGAAGAAGAGCTGCCGCACCGGCGCGCTCACCGTGGGCACCGGCAGCGCGCACGCCGCCGCCCTCACCGGCACGAAGGAGAACCCGCTGGCCATCACCCTCGCCCCTGCGGGCCGCGTCAGCTACAAGGTCTCCGCGTACCTGCAGCCGAGCAGCAGCAGCGACACGAGCACCGGCAGCATCGTCGCCATCCTCTACGAGAGCCTCCCGGACGGCCAGGACGGCGACGCGGTGTCCGGCGCGAAGCTGCGCCTCACCGGCGCCGGCCAGAACGTGGCGCTCACCGACCTGGGCTCCGGCTCCGGCGTGTACCAGGCCCAGCTGCCCTACACCCCGGGCGCGCGCTACACGCTGAGCATCGACGCGGACGGCAACGGCTCCGTGGACGGCGCGGGCAGCGTGACGGCGGTGGGCAACGTTCGCTTCACCAGCCCCACCCAGGGCGCGAGCCTCTCCTCGAGCAGCTTCGTGGCCAGCTGGGCCCACGACTCGGGCGCGCAGGCGAGCGGCGCGGGCATCCTCTACTACGTGAGCATCGGCCGCCAGGACACGGCCACCGACACGGACCCCACCTACCTGGACTACGCCTGGTACGTGGGCACCGACCGCCAGTTCACGCCCTACCGCCTGGAGCTCACCGGTGAGACGAGCCAGACGCGCCTGTCCCCCGGCACCTACAACGCCTCGATGATGGCCTTCAGCGGGCCCTACGGCGCCGCGGCCAACAACAACTTCACCGTCACCCCCAACATCAGCGGCACGCTGGTGGGCGGCGAGTTCTACTCCTTCGGGACCTCCGAGGAGCTGACCTTCACGCTCACGCCGTAG
- a CDS encoding aldo/keto reductase produces MSPPLPRFAPVHRLGRTGFTATAVGIGDLADASGAFETQVATLQRALAAGLNVIDTAPMYEDGLSERLVGAALRGVRREDVFVIDKVDLLEEPVRPQVEASLARLGLAQADLFAFHNVSTLEAWRALAAPGGGFAQLGACRDAGLTRFRGISSHHPDVLVEALGSGLCDVVMFPLGPYCDRRYAEQVLPLARSRGVGVVGFKTFGAGKLLGDTEGYSRPLQLRPRGKLSSGGQDGAEAVLPRLSVEECVRYSLTLAPDVALLGMSHPNEQDAALTAASRFTPLSPEQLQQVRARAAEAIQGKGRIWWDPV; encoded by the coding sequence ATGTCCCCGCCCCTGCCCCGCTTTGCCCCCGTCCACCGGCTCGGCCGCACCGGGTTCACGGCCACCGCGGTGGGGATCGGCGACCTCGCGGACGCGAGCGGGGCCTTCGAGACCCAGGTGGCCACGCTGCAGCGCGCGCTCGCCGCGGGGCTCAACGTCATCGACACCGCGCCCATGTACGAGGACGGCCTGAGCGAGCGGCTGGTGGGCGCGGCGCTGCGAGGCGTGCGGCGCGAGGACGTCTTCGTCATCGACAAGGTGGACCTGCTCGAGGAGCCGGTGCGCCCGCAAGTGGAGGCGAGCCTCGCGCGGCTCGGGCTCGCGCAGGCGGACCTCTTCGCCTTCCACAACGTGTCCACGCTCGAGGCGTGGCGGGCGCTCGCGGCGCCCGGCGGAGGCTTCGCGCAGCTGGGCGCGTGCCGGGACGCAGGGCTCACGCGCTTTCGCGGCATCTCGAGCCACCACCCGGACGTGCTGGTGGAGGCGCTCGGGTCCGGCCTCTGCGACGTGGTGATGTTCCCGCTGGGCCCCTACTGCGACCGGCGCTACGCCGAGCAGGTGTTGCCGCTCGCGCGCTCGCGCGGCGTGGGCGTGGTGGGCTTCAAGACCTTCGGGGCGGGCAAGCTGCTGGGGGACACCGAGGGCTACAGCCGCCCGCTGCAGCTGCGCCCGCGCGGCAAGCTCTCCTCGGGAGGCCAGGACGGCGCCGAGGCCGTGCTGCCGCGCCTCTCGGTGGAGGAGTGCGTGCGCTACAGCCTCACGCTCGCGCCGGACGTCGCATTGCTAGGGATGAGCCACCCCAACGAGCAGGACGCGGCGCTCACGGCGGCGAGCCGCTTCACGCCGCTCTCGCCCGAGCAGCTGCAGCAGGTGCGCGCGCGCGCGGCCGAGGCCATCCAGGGCAAGGGCCGCATCTGGTGGGATCCGGTGTAG
- a CDS encoding PQQ-binding-like beta-propeller repeat protein — MSLRHLLLPALLLLAASGCAESAPPEAFLSLPAADAVDRVDPATGAQLSHTVVGKLPHTLVASRDGARVYVALTGSQAVAELDARTGALLRTMLTEPVPERRADGTLIEGHAARNAFAQTSCFACHGQAGDAAKPAVVGSRPFGLLLSEDGTHLFVTNQRTGTLARLRLDTGALEQLTRLAPTGAAKEPTAIAQLGDSLYVTVLPVLPSTEPAVVRRLSADGSQVLSEAPTGPNAGTLNADPARGALYVSHFETNAVSRLDAEGRELQRYTVGNGPLGHALADGALYVANYYDNSVSRVDLATGAVASAALESEGRPLPNPTHLARHGDALYALSSGTQGHLLTLEPDTLQLRRSVDVAGLPFDLLLVSP, encoded by the coding sequence ATGTCCCTGCGCCACCTCCTGCTTCCCGCCCTCCTCCTCCTCGCCGCCTCCGGCTGCGCGGAGAGCGCGCCTCCCGAGGCCTTCCTCAGCCTGCCCGCGGCGGACGCAGTGGACCGGGTGGATCCGGCCACTGGCGCGCAGCTGAGCCACACCGTGGTGGGCAAGCTCCCGCACACGCTCGTGGCGAGCCGCGACGGGGCCCGCGTGTACGTGGCGCTCACTGGCTCGCAGGCGGTGGCGGAGCTGGACGCGCGCACCGGCGCGCTGCTGCGCACGATGCTCACCGAGCCCGTGCCGGAGCGCCGCGCGGACGGCACCCTCATCGAGGGCCACGCCGCGCGCAACGCCTTCGCGCAGACGAGCTGCTTCGCGTGCCACGGCCAGGCGGGGGACGCGGCGAAGCCGGCCGTGGTGGGCAGCCGCCCCTTCGGCCTGCTCCTGAGCGAGGACGGCACCCACCTCTTCGTGACGAACCAGCGCACGGGCACGCTCGCGCGCCTGCGCCTGGACACCGGCGCGCTGGAGCAGCTCACGCGCCTGGCGCCCACGGGCGCCGCGAAGGAGCCCACCGCGATTGCGCAGCTCGGCGACAGCCTCTACGTCACCGTGCTGCCGGTGCTGCCCTCCACCGAGCCCGCCGTGGTGCGCCGCCTCAGCGCGGATGGCAGCCAGGTGCTCTCTGAGGCGCCCACCGGTCCCAACGCGGGCACGCTGAACGCGGACCCCGCGCGCGGCGCGCTCTACGTGAGCCACTTCGAGACCAACGCCGTCTCGCGCCTGGATGCCGAGGGGCGCGAGCTGCAGCGCTACACCGTGGGCAACGGCCCGCTCGGCCACGCGCTCGCGGACGGCGCGCTCTACGTGGCCAACTACTACGACAACTCGGTGTCGCGCGTGGACCTCGCCACTGGCGCCGTCGCGAGCGCGGCGCTCGAGAGCGAGGGCCGCCCGCTGCCGAACCCCACCCACCTGGCCCGCCACGGCGACGCGCTCTACGCGCTGTCCAGCGGCACCCAGGGCCACCTGCTCACCCTGGAGCCGGACACCCTGCAGCTGCGCCGCAGCGTGGACGTGGCCGGGCTCCCCTTCGACCTGCTGCTCGTCTCCCCGTGA